One stretch of Lytechinus variegatus isolate NC3 chromosome 17, Lvar_3.0, whole genome shotgun sequence DNA includes these proteins:
- the LOC121431037 gene encoding interleukin 17-like protein isoform X1, whose product MADTGRNVVGFCRSIVSSGLAMSFVLTLVNSNPSNRNDHSDLWAIPNAILHERRRSFDPTTEADALHQSFPVTANSLAGANTDCPSTELSSEECPDGANVTHPDHHNENSICPWTYIHCSDPMRIPEVIAVAQCRCSTCLDPYTHRPDQNLVCQSITYKMKVLRRTPQASGQYRYHVATEDVPVACACLRKRTAVGKPGSDNSSSVVTEVVETIE is encoded by the exons ATGGCTGATACTGGGAGAAATGTTGTAGGGTTTTGCAGATCG ATCGTAAGTTCCGGCTTAGCGATGTCATTTGTCCTTACCCTGGTCAATAGCAACCCATCAAATCGCAACGACCACTCCGACCTCTGGGCGATTCCCAACGCGATCTTGCACGAACGTCGCCGTTCATTCGACCCTACGACAGAGGCCGATGCACTTCACCAGAGCTTCCCCGTCACAGCCAACAGTCTTGCTGGTGCCAACACCGACTGTCCATCAACAGAGCTGAGCTCAGAGGAATGCCCGGATG GAGCTAACGTGACCCACCCTGACCACCACAATGAGAATTCCATTTGCCCCTGGACTTACATCCATTGCTCGGATCCAATGCGTATACCGGAAGTAATTGCTGTAGCCCAGTGTCGATGTTCCACCTGTCTTGACCCATACACCCACAGACCTGACCAAAACCTTGTATGCCAGAGCATCACCTACAAGATGAAAGTTCTACGAAGAACCCCGCAAGCATCCGGCCAATACAGATATCAT GTTGCTACGGAAGACGTACCTGTGGCATGCGCTTGTCTGAGGAAACGCACTGCTGTCGGCAAACCAGGCTCTGACAACTCCTCCTCAGTGGTAACAGAGGTTGTAGAGACTATCGAATGA
- the LOC121431037 gene encoding interleukin 17-like protein isoform X2 — protein MLTDICFSTAFIVSSGLAMSFVLTLVNSNPSNRNDHSDLWAIPNAILHERRRSFDPTTEADALHQSFPVTANSLAGANTDCPSTELSSEECPDGANVTHPDHHNENSICPWTYIHCSDPMRIPEVIAVAQCRCSTCLDPYTHRPDQNLVCQSITYKMKVLRRTPQASGQYRYHVATEDVPVACACLRKRTAVGKPGSDNSSSVVTEVVETIE, from the exons ATGTTAACCGACATATGTTTTTCTACAGCATTT ATCGTAAGTTCCGGCTTAGCGATGTCATTTGTCCTTACCCTGGTCAATAGCAACCCATCAAATCGCAACGACCACTCCGACCTCTGGGCGATTCCCAACGCGATCTTGCACGAACGTCGCCGTTCATTCGACCCTACGACAGAGGCCGATGCACTTCACCAGAGCTTCCCCGTCACAGCCAACAGTCTTGCTGGTGCCAACACCGACTGTCCATCAACAGAGCTGAGCTCAGAGGAATGCCCGGATG GAGCTAACGTGACCCACCCTGACCACCACAATGAGAATTCCATTTGCCCCTGGACTTACATCCATTGCTCGGATCCAATGCGTATACCGGAAGTAATTGCTGTAGCCCAGTGTCGATGTTCCACCTGTCTTGACCCATACACCCACAGACCTGACCAAAACCTTGTATGCCAGAGCATCACCTACAAGATGAAAGTTCTACGAAGAACCCCGCAAGCATCCGGCCAATACAGATATCAT GTTGCTACGGAAGACGTACCTGTGGCATGCGCTTGTCTGAGGAAACGCACTGCTGTCGGCAAACCAGGCTCTGACAACTCCTCCTCAGTGGTAACAGAGGTTGTAGAGACTATCGAATGA